Proteins encoded in a region of the Gemmatimonadaceae bacterium genome:
- a CDS encoding protein kinase, producing MTTTAIPPNPGSPLASRYLVERELGAGGMATVYLAEEKKHGRKVAIKVLRPELAASVGAERFLREIRIAARLAHPHIVPLIDSGTADGLLYYVSPYVPGGSLRDRLRAERRLAVRDAVRIASEVGAGLDYAHREGFVHRDVKPENILFADGHALLADFGVARAMCADDNALMARGPVTGAGIALGTPEYMSPEQASGSEVDARSDVYSLACVIYEMLAGEPPFRSGNMRTTMARHVTETPRPLRALRPDASVAVESVLARALAKDPVSRYATVAEFTTALGADLPVIHSIDAARSIAVLPFVNASSDPENEYLSDGITDELIDALAKVEGLRVASRTSVFSLKNKPLDVRAIGALLGTTVVLEGTVRKIGAQLRVTAQLTSTDDGRLLWSQRYDRQLADVFALQDEIAQTIVATLRAKSFGDPPTRKQKRYTESVTAYAFYLRGRHAWNKRTNEGVAEAIDFFQQAIAADPRYALAYTGLSDAYALHVDYRSVPVHEGFAKAREYAERALAIDESVAEAHTSLGWVLFIYEWQWSAAAREFERAIELDHRYATAHQWYAALLAARGEMQEALIEGHTAQELDPTSASARRSLAYMYLYARRYDRARYHASRALTLAPAAEETYRVLGLIHTLDEKYIDAEEVLRDASALPGASAYTLATLGYALGRSGQVRAAQKILADLDARRRDEYVSPVALATLCLGIGDHERALDWAERSCDERRGWLAYMDVNPVFDPLRASARFAKLRRRMGL from the coding sequence GTGACCACGACCGCGATTCCTCCCAATCCTGGTAGTCCGCTCGCGTCGCGGTATCTCGTCGAGCGCGAGCTCGGCGCGGGAGGAATGGCGACGGTGTACCTGGCCGAGGAGAAGAAGCACGGCCGCAAAGTCGCGATCAAAGTGTTGCGGCCGGAGCTCGCGGCATCAGTCGGTGCCGAGCGGTTCCTGCGCGAGATCCGCATCGCCGCGCGCCTGGCGCATCCGCACATCGTACCTCTCATCGACTCCGGCACCGCCGACGGTTTGCTGTATTACGTGTCACCGTACGTGCCCGGTGGCTCGCTGCGCGATCGGCTGCGCGCTGAGCGCCGCCTTGCCGTGCGTGACGCGGTCCGCATCGCGAGCGAGGTCGGCGCGGGCCTCGACTATGCGCATCGCGAGGGCTTCGTGCATCGCGACGTGAAGCCGGAGAACATTCTCTTCGCCGACGGCCATGCGCTGCTCGCCGACTTCGGCGTTGCGCGGGCGATGTGTGCCGACGACAACGCGCTGATGGCGCGCGGGCCCGTCACGGGCGCAGGCATCGCGTTAGGCACTCCGGAGTACATGAGTCCCGAGCAGGCGAGCGGGAGCGAGGTCGATGCGCGCAGCGACGTCTACAGTCTCGCGTGCGTCATCTACGAGATGCTCGCCGGCGAGCCGCCCTTTCGCAGCGGCAACATGCGCACGACGATGGCGCGGCACGTCACCGAGACGCCGCGGCCGCTCCGCGCGCTCCGCCCCGATGCGTCCGTCGCCGTCGAGTCGGTACTCGCGCGTGCGCTGGCGAAGGATCCAGTGAGTCGTTATGCGACGGTCGCCGAGTTCACCACGGCGCTCGGCGCCGATCTGCCCGTCATTCATTCGATCGACGCCGCGCGGAGCATCGCCGTGCTCCCCTTCGTGAACGCGAGCTCCGATCCGGAGAACGAGTACCTGAGCGACGGCATCACCGACGAGTTGATCGACGCGCTCGCCAAGGTCGAGGGACTGCGCGTTGCGTCGCGGACATCGGTCTTTTCACTCAAGAACAAACCGCTGGACGTGCGTGCGATCGGCGCGCTGTTAGGCACGACGGTCGTCCTCGAAGGCACGGTGCGAAAGATAGGTGCGCAGCTGCGGGTCACGGCACAGCTCACTTCGACCGACGATGGGCGGCTGCTCTGGTCGCAGCGCTACGACCGGCAGCTCGCCGACGTCTTCGCCCTCCAGGACGAGATCGCGCAGACAATCGTCGCGACGTTGCGAGCGAAGTCCTTCGGGGATCCGCCCACGCGCAAGCAGAAGCGGTACACCGAGAGCGTCACGGCCTACGCGTTCTATCTCCGCGGCCGGCACGCGTGGAACAAGCGCACCAACGAGGGCGTCGCCGAAGCGATCGACTTCTTCCAGCAGGCGATCGCGGCTGACCCTCGGTATGCGCTTGCCTACACGGGCTTGTCCGACGCGTATGCGCTGCATGTCGACTACCGCAGCGTGCCCGTGCACGAGGGATTCGCGAAAGCGCGCGAGTATGCGGAGCGCGCGCTCGCAATCGACGAGTCGGTCGCCGAAGCCCATACGTCGTTAGGCTGGGTGCTCTTCATCTATGAGTGGCAATGGTCGGCCGCAGCGCGGGAATTCGAGCGTGCGATCGAGCTCGACCATCGTTACGCAACGGCTCACCAGTGGTACGCAGCACTCCTCGCGGCACGGGGCGAGATGCAGGAGGCACTCATCGAAGGGCACACTGCGCAGGAGCTGGATCCAACATCGGCCTCCGCGCGACGCAGCCTCGCCTACATGTATCTCTATGCTCGGCGCTACGACCGCGCGCGTTACCACGCCAGTCGAGCGCTCACGCTCGCGCCGGCAGCGGAGGAGACCTATCGCGTCCTCGGACTGATCCATACCCTCGATGAGAAGTACATCGACGCCGAGGAGGTTCTGCGCGACGCGTCGGCCCTTCCCGGCGCAAGCGCTTACACCCTGGCAACGCTCGGCTACGCTCTCGGACGCTCGGGTCAGGTGCGCGCCGCGCAAAAGATCCTCGCCGATCTCGATGCGCGTCGGCGCGATGAGTACGTCTCACCTGTCGCCCTCGCGACTCTCTGTCTCGGCATCGGCGATCATGAGCGGGCGCTCGACTGGGCCGAGCGTTCCTGCGACGAGCGCCGCGGGTGGTTGGCTTACATGGATGTAAACCCGGTGTTCGATCCGTTGCGGGCGTCGGCGCGCTTCGCGAAGCTCCGGCGGAGGATGGGCCTCTAG
- a CDS encoding alpha/beta hydrolase — protein sequence MPLGIAWHTVVLFFGLVAFAPTRLGDLYAHPMPVADYSAAVARIASLQSQEDSVVAPGGGSILLTHGHRTARVVVLYHGLTDSPLQYFPFAQRLFAEGDNVFVPRLPHHAEKAGRVANMGRLTAQELRDLGDASVDVARGLGDTVIVSGLSAGGTVAAWVGQYRADVQRVVLVAPALEVTHVPSLLNGAVLRIALRVPNVTRAAARDSTEPDREPGWATHAVAQTLKLGVAVRRTAAGKPPAVHDLAVLLNADDHTISNGAAIDLVHRWQSHGAETHIYQLPDSLHLPHDVIDPRHPGSNIDAVYPVLDALIAGAKPAGWVAVLK from the coding sequence ATGCCGCTTGGAATTGCCTGGCACACGGTAGTTCTGTTCTTCGGTCTTGTCGCGTTCGCGCCGACGCGACTGGGCGATCTTTACGCGCACCCGATGCCGGTGGCCGACTACTCCGCCGCGGTCGCCCGCATAGCGTCGCTGCAGTCTCAGGAAGATAGCGTCGTCGCGCCGGGTGGCGGTTCGATCCTGCTCACGCATGGGCATCGCACTGCTCGCGTTGTGGTCCTCTACCACGGACTCACAGATTCGCCGCTGCAATATTTCCCGTTTGCGCAGCGGCTATTCGCCGAGGGCGACAATGTCTTCGTGCCGCGTCTGCCTCACCACGCCGAAAAGGCGGGACGTGTCGCGAATATGGGCCGGCTGACCGCTCAGGAACTGCGCGACCTTGGCGATGCATCGGTGGACGTAGCCCGCGGACTCGGCGATACGGTGATCGTGTCCGGACTGAGCGCGGGCGGGACAGTCGCCGCCTGGGTGGGGCAGTACCGTGCGGACGTCCAACGGGTCGTCCTCGTCGCGCCCGCGCTCGAGGTGACGCACGTGCCGTCGCTCCTGAATGGCGCCGTGCTGCGGATCGCCCTCCGTGTGCCTAACGTGACGCGTGCCGCTGCGCGCGACTCGACCGAGCCCGACCGTGAACCGGGCTGGGCGACTCATGCCGTTGCGCAAACGCTCAAGTTGGGCGTCGCGGTGCGTCGCACGGCGGCCGGAAAGCCGCCTGCCGTCCATGACCTGGCAGTGCTGCTGAACGCCGACGATCACACGATCTCGAACGGCGCCGCGATCGATCTCGTGCATCGGTGGCAGAGCCACGGCGCGGAGACGCATATCTATCAGTTACCAGACTCACTGCATTTACCGCACGATGTGATCGATCCGCGACACCCGGGAAGCAATATCGATGCGGTGTACCCAGTGCTGGACGCGTTGATCGCCGGTGCCAAGCCCGCGGGCTGGGTTGCGGTTTTGAAGTGA
- a CDS encoding ADOP family duplicated permease, which produces MSTPRLVAPPRLALWLLQHSLPESEREPFVGDLVEGLEAEVVRHGAARGRRWFWRQTLLALLTLHGRRYVAVTTQPVGDAPMLTFLSDLRHGVRVLRRSPAFTVLAVLTIALGVGATTAIFSVADPVLFRPLPFPRADRLVVIGERDADGSMSNLGYPTYTDFARDARTIERAAAAGSWQVTLDGRVGGAPERVNGQRVSPTFFSMLGVRPALGSDFTESQDTPGTNQVVIISHALWARRFGSDSSVVGKPISINGNAYLLAGVLPASFESVIQPGAEIWRVLGYDSSLPYACRTCRHLQMFARLKPGVTTERAAAELSGLSARLVREYPKEYPAAGAIVRPLGDATMGTSRPVLWAVFGASILVLLIAAANVMNLQLARAIRREEEFAIRSALGAGRGRLTVQSIAEGIVLAIIGGAVGLVVARSTLGMLVNRLPPTMPRLGAIALDGTALAVGAVITLLLGVVVGLVPALREDGGTPSALRAGGRRLTGGRHVARAGLVVSEMALALMLLVGAGLLAQSLVRLLSVDPGFAPGHLLTLQTQAAGPKYPDSSSVYANHERIREAVRALPGVDRVGTASQLPLGGNVDSYGVNAQDKPLANPELAPYADRYTVSPDFMNTMGIAIRRGRGFTAADNSDAAALVAIVSSALASRIWPGEDPIGKRIRAGGPNAPWRTVIGVAANVHHRGLDVSEAAQLYIPERQWIFADNAVALVVRTHGNPTNLARAVRAAVQAVDPTQPITALATMEQVIETSTAQRRLALLLFMSFATIALVLAVAGIYGVLAGAVAERTREIGVRTALGAAPRAILALVLLQGARLAAVGLGLGLLGALSLGRFLHSLLYGVGAADPVTLAGVALLLATVAFAACLLPALRALGVDPIAALRAE; this is translated from the coding sequence GTGAGCACTCCACGTCTGGTCGCGCCGCCGCGACTCGCGCTCTGGCTGCTCCAACATTCGTTGCCCGAGAGCGAGCGCGAACCCTTTGTCGGAGACCTCGTCGAAGGCCTCGAAGCCGAAGTCGTTAGGCACGGCGCAGCGCGAGGACGGCGCTGGTTCTGGCGACAGACGCTCCTCGCGCTGCTCACACTGCACGGTCGGCGCTACGTCGCCGTGACGACCCAACCTGTCGGAGACGCACCGATGCTCACGTTCCTGTCCGATCTGCGCCACGGCGTGCGCGTCCTGCGCCGCTCACCGGCCTTTACCGTACTCGCCGTACTGACGATTGCGCTTGGCGTCGGTGCAACCACGGCAATCTTCAGCGTCGCCGATCCCGTGCTCTTCCGGCCGCTGCCCTTTCCGCGTGCTGACCGTCTCGTCGTGATCGGTGAGCGCGACGCCGACGGTTCAATGAGCAACCTCGGCTACCCGACCTATACCGACTTCGCGCGTGACGCGAGGACCATCGAGCGCGCCGCGGCGGCGGGGAGTTGGCAGGTGACGCTCGACGGCCGCGTCGGGGGCGCGCCGGAGCGCGTCAATGGCCAAAGAGTGTCCCCCACTTTCTTTTCGATGCTCGGAGTGCGGCCCGCGTTAGGCAGCGACTTCACCGAGTCCCAGGACACGCCAGGCACGAATCAGGTCGTGATCATCAGTCATGCGTTGTGGGCGCGTCGATTCGGTAGCGACTCCTCGGTCGTGGGGAAGCCGATCTCGATCAACGGGAATGCTTACCTCCTCGCCGGCGTACTGCCGGCTTCCTTCGAGAGCGTGATCCAACCCGGCGCCGAGATCTGGCGGGTACTCGGGTATGACTCGTCCTTGCCGTATGCCTGCCGCACGTGCCGGCACCTGCAGATGTTCGCGCGCCTGAAACCGGGGGTGACGACGGAGCGTGCTGCCGCCGAGTTGAGCGGGCTTTCGGCGCGGCTGGTGCGCGAGTATCCGAAGGAATACCCGGCGGCGGGCGCGATCGTGCGGCCGTTAGGCGACGCAACGATGGGTACGTCGCGACCAGTGCTCTGGGCCGTCTTCGGCGCGTCGATACTCGTGCTGCTTATCGCGGCGGCGAACGTCATGAATCTGCAACTCGCGCGCGCGATCCGGCGCGAAGAGGAATTCGCGATTCGTTCGGCGCTCGGAGCCGGCCGCGGACGCCTCACCGTGCAGTCCATTGCCGAGGGGATCGTCCTCGCGATCATTGGCGGCGCGGTCGGGCTCGTCGTCGCGCGATCCACGTTAGGCATGCTCGTCAATCGTCTGCCGCCGACGATGCCGCGTCTGGGCGCGATCGCCCTCGATGGAACGGCGCTCGCCGTCGGCGCGGTGATCACACTCCTGCTTGGCGTCGTCGTCGGGCTGGTGCCGGCGCTCCGTGAAGATGGCGGGACGCCGTCCGCGCTGCGAGCCGGCGGGCGTCGCCTCACGGGCGGGCGGCACGTGGCGCGCGCCGGACTCGTCGTGAGCGAGATGGCGCTCGCCCTGATGCTGCTCGTCGGCGCCGGCTTGCTCGCGCAGAGCCTTGTGCGGTTGCTCTCGGTTGATCCCGGCTTCGCGCCGGGGCATCTGCTCACTTTGCAGACGCAAGCCGCCGGGCCGAAGTATCCCGATAGCAGTTCAGTCTATGCGAATCACGAACGCATACGCGAAGCAGTGCGGGCGTTGCCGGGCGTGGACCGCGTCGGCACCGCGAGCCAGCTCCCATTAGGTGGAAACGTCGACAGCTACGGCGTCAACGCGCAGGATAAGCCGCTCGCCAACCCCGAGCTTGCACCATACGCCGACCGCTACACGGTCTCCCCTGATTTTATGAACACGATGGGAATCGCCATTCGGCGAGGCCGTGGCTTCACCGCCGCCGACAATAGCGACGCCGCCGCCCTCGTGGCTATAGTCAGCAGCGCGCTCGCGTCGCGAATCTGGCCCGGCGAAGATCCCATCGGGAAGCGCATCCGCGCGGGCGGTCCGAACGCGCCGTGGCGAACTGTGATTGGTGTCGCCGCCAACGTTCATCATCGCGGACTGGACGTGTCCGAGGCGGCTCAACTCTACATTCCCGAGCGGCAGTGGATTTTCGCCGACAACGCGGTCGCGCTCGTCGTGCGAACGCACGGGAATCCTACGAATCTCGCGCGCGCGGTTCGCGCGGCCGTGCAAGCCGTCGATCCAACGCAGCCAATCACCGCACTGGCGACGATGGAGCAGGTGATCGAGACATCGACAGCGCAGCGACGGCTGGCCCTTCTGCTGTTCATGTCGTTCGCGACGATCGCACTGGTTCTCGCCGTCGCCGGCATCTACGGTGTGTTGGCGGGTGCGGTCGCCGAGCGCACGCGCGAAATCGGGGTGCGCACGGCGCTCGGCGCGGCGCCTCGCGCGATCCTCGCCTTGGTGCTTCTCCAGGGAGCGCGGCTCGCGGCAGTCGGCCTCGGCCTCGGGTTGCTCGGCGCTTTGTCACTTGGACGGTTCCTCCACAGTCTACTCTACGGCGTCGGCGCGGCAGACCCGGTGACGTTGGCCGGTGTCGCGCTGCTGCTCGCAACGGTCGCGTTCGCGGCATGCCTCCTGCCAGCGCTACGCGCCCTTGGCGTCGACCCAATTGCCGCGTTGCGCGCGGAGTAA
- a CDS encoding helix-turn-helix transcriptional regulator, with translation MLGEFEQLVLLAILRAGKEAYGVPIQRAIVDRSGRDINLAAVYKTLTRLEEKGLVTARMGEPTPERGGRRKRYYAVTAAGQRAVRQSVEVLRRMARGLDLGLDTP, from the coding sequence ATGCTCGGCGAATTCGAGCAACTCGTCTTGCTGGCGATCCTGCGCGCGGGAAAGGAGGCGTACGGCGTCCCGATCCAACGCGCCATCGTCGACCGATCGGGGCGCGACATCAATCTCGCCGCGGTTTATAAGACGCTCACGCGACTCGAGGAGAAAGGGCTCGTCACCGCGCGTATGGGCGAGCCGACCCCAGAGCGTGGCGGCCGACGCAAACGCTACTATGCGGTCACTGCCGCGGGCCAACGGGCGGTGCGACAGTCGGTTGAAGTGCTTCGCCGCATGGCGCGCGGGCTCGATCTGGGTCTCGACACTCCGTGA
- a CDS encoding SAM-dependent methyltransferase, producing MTEPLIRNISDTARWAAVFRARETERADALFRDPLAQRLAGDRGEQIAAAMTMHTKNAWSWVMRTYIFDQYIERQLAAGVDTVLNLAAGLDARPYRMSVSPTLRWIEVDLPELLAYKEEVLAGEKPRCLLQRIPMDLSDVAKRRALFAQVGAAAKRVLVISEGLLIYLSANDVGVLAKDLSSQPTFRYWVFDIVSPGLLEMLRTQGGGEDLERAGAPFKFAPSEGPDVFRPYGWRPLEVRSAFKEASRARRLPWPLKLFGFFPESNGAQGKRPWSGLCLMERA from the coding sequence ATGACTGAACCGCTGATTCGGAACATCTCCGACACCGCTCGATGGGCCGCGGTTTTCCGCGCCCGAGAGACCGAGCGGGCCGACGCGCTCTTCCGCGATCCGCTAGCGCAACGGCTCGCGGGCGATCGCGGGGAACAGATCGCGGCGGCGATGACCATGCACACGAAGAACGCATGGTCGTGGGTGATGCGTACCTACATCTTCGATCAGTACATCGAGCGGCAGCTCGCGGCGGGTGTCGATACTGTGCTGAATCTCGCGGCGGGGCTCGATGCGCGCCCGTACCGCATGTCAGTGTCACCGACGTTGCGCTGGATCGAGGTCGATCTTCCGGAGCTGCTCGCTTACAAGGAAGAGGTGCTCGCCGGCGAGAAGCCACGCTGCCTCCTCCAGCGCATTCCAATGGACCTCTCCGATGTCGCCAAGCGGCGCGCGCTGTTCGCACAGGTTGGCGCCGCGGCGAAGCGCGTGCTCGTGATTAGTGAGGGTTTGCTAATCTATCTGAGCGCCAATGACGTGGGCGTGCTCGCGAAAGACCTCTCGAGCCAACCGACTTTTCGATACTGGGTCTTCGACATCGTGTCGCCAGGTCTCCTCGAGATGTTGCGTACCCAAGGCGGCGGCGAGGACCTGGAACGAGCCGGCGCACCCTTCAAGTTCGCGCCGTCGGAAGGTCCGGACGTTTTCCGTCCCTACGGTTGGCGACCGCTCGAGGTGCGATCGGCGTTCAAAGAGGCGAGCCGCGCTCGCCGTCTACCCTGGCCGCTCAAACTGTTTGGATTCTTCCCCGAGTCGAATGGTGCGCAGGGAAAACGGCCATGGTCCGGGTTGTGTTTGATGGAACGCGCTTGA
- a CDS encoding ParB N-terminal domain-containing protein encodes MATAKRAKKKKVEVPAASRGLEARRLTSQAPPVSVTTLARTIEDDGGTVLASYRDPLGGHWQLLAALPLDRVEPTPYQRDLSEAHVGRLAKAIDALDRFLDPVIAVPAGDGKYWSPNGYHRLGALKELGAKSVVAIVVPEPEVAHRILLLNTEKAHNLRERALEVVRLAEALSALDDRPEKEFAVEFEEAALVTLGLCYQQNGRFSGGAYHSVLKRCDQFLSAKLPKAMATRRERAEKLLTLNEAVNDAVKALKSRGMESPYLKAFVVARVNPLRFKRSPTADFDETIDKMTSSAQKFDPGKIRADQVARTGGAPAEE; translated from the coding sequence GTGGCTACCGCCAAACGTGCCAAGAAAAAGAAGGTCGAGGTGCCCGCAGCGTCCCGCGGGCTCGAGGCACGCCGCCTAACGAGCCAGGCGCCTCCCGTCTCCGTCACGACGCTCGCGCGTACGATCGAGGATGATGGCGGAACCGTCCTCGCATCCTACCGCGATCCGCTCGGTGGACACTGGCAACTCCTCGCCGCGCTCCCGCTCGATCGCGTCGAGCCGACTCCATACCAGCGGGATCTTTCGGAGGCGCACGTCGGCCGCCTCGCCAAGGCGATCGATGCGCTCGATCGGTTTCTCGATCCCGTCATCGCCGTTCCAGCCGGCGACGGGAAATACTGGTCGCCTAACGGCTATCATCGCCTCGGCGCACTCAAAGAGCTCGGCGCCAAGTCGGTCGTGGCAATCGTTGTTCCCGAGCCTGAGGTTGCGCATCGCATTCTGCTTCTCAATACCGAGAAGGCGCACAATCTTCGCGAGCGCGCGCTCGAGGTCGTACGCCTCGCCGAGGCATTGTCCGCGCTCGACGATCGTCCCGAGAAGGAGTTCGCGGTCGAGTTCGAGGAGGCAGCGCTCGTGACGCTCGGCCTGTGCTATCAGCAGAACGGGCGGTTCTCGGGTGGGGCGTACCACTCCGTGCTCAAGCGCTGCGACCAGTTTCTGTCGGCGAAGCTCCCCAAAGCCATGGCAACGCGTCGCGAACGCGCCGAGAAATTGCTGACCCTCAATGAGGCGGTAAACGACGCGGTGAAAGCGCTCAAGTCCCGCGGGATGGAGAGTCCATATCTCAAGGCGTTCGTCGTCGCGCGCGTGAACCCGCTGCGCTTCAAGCGCTCGCCGACCGCCGACTTCGACGAAACCATCGACAAGATGACCTCGAGTGCGCAGAAGTTCGATCCCGGGAAGATTCGTGCGGATCAAGTGGCGCGAACCGGCGGCGCACCGGCCGAGGAGTGA
- a CDS encoding D-hexose-6-phosphate mutarotase, with amino-acid sequence MEKVEIAAVDGARAEAYPYGAQVTSWKPASGEERLFLSGRSHFGPDSAIRGGVPIIFPQFGGMGSLPKHGFARVSEWEMLRAGRTTAGRGEAQFRLTANDHTRSAWNHAFSASFVVSVQGMSLSLALSVLNEDAVPFQFTAALHTYLLVDDVRSSVVRGLEGATFHDAAAGGVEKRQDDADLRAVGELDRIYLGVGAPLEVRDAVRRTRVSMRGFSDVVVWNPGAERGAALSDLDPGGWLRMLCVEAAVVGAPVQLAPGERWTGQQTLTAL; translated from the coding sequence ATGGAAAAAGTGGAGATCGCCGCCGTCGACGGCGCGCGAGCCGAGGCGTATCCGTACGGCGCACAGGTTACGTCGTGGAAGCCAGCGAGTGGTGAGGAGCGGCTTTTCCTGAGCGGTCGATCGCACTTCGGCCCCGATTCGGCGATTCGTGGCGGGGTGCCGATCATCTTCCCGCAGTTTGGGGGAATGGGCAGTCTCCCGAAGCATGGGTTCGCACGTGTAAGCGAGTGGGAGATGCTTCGCGCGGGTCGAACGACCGCCGGACGGGGCGAGGCACAGTTTCGCCTAACGGCGAACGACCACACGCGTTCCGCGTGGAATCACGCGTTCTCGGCAAGCTTCGTCGTGAGCGTGCAGGGAATGTCGCTTTCGCTCGCGCTGTCGGTGCTCAACGAAGACGCGGTCCCCTTTCAATTCACCGCCGCCCTCCACACGTATCTGCTAGTCGATGACGTTCGGAGCTCCGTCGTTCGTGGGTTGGAGGGTGCGACGTTCCATGATGCCGCGGCGGGCGGCGTCGAGAAGCGGCAGGATGACGCCGACCTCCGCGCCGTCGGCGAATTGGATCGGATCTATCTCGGAGTCGGGGCGCCGCTGGAGGTGCGCGACGCGGTGCGCCGAACGAGGGTCTCGATGCGCGGCTTCTCGGACGTGGTGGTGTGGAACCCAGGCGCCGAACGTGGTGCGGCGCTGTCGGATCTGGACCCGGGCGGGTGGCTTCGCATGCTGTGCGTCGAGGCGGCGGTAGTTGGGGCACCCGTGCAACTCGCACCGGGTGAGCGCTGGACGGGGCAACAAACGCTCACGGCTTTGTAA
- a CDS encoding alpha/beta fold hydrolase: MLLLHGMGSNRVSMLARASFLHRAGFAILAPDFQAHGESPGQHITFGELESLDAAAALAFLRVASPGERIGIIGVSMGGAASLVGNKPLSADALVLESVYPTFKDAVADRLHTWLGPLGFLGTAMTPLLIDVVAPRIGVNPARLRPIDAIGQVTQPVLLIAGTEDQYTRLSESRALFAHATSEKELWEVSGAGHQDLHDYAPLEYERRVGDFLIEHLRASPAGSEAVLGSARDTQTACRTESADRRGCK, encoded by the coding sequence GTGCTGCTCCTTCACGGTATGGGAAGCAATCGTGTCAGCATGCTGGCGCGCGCGAGCTTCCTCCATCGTGCCGGCTTCGCGATCCTTGCTCCTGATTTCCAGGCGCATGGCGAGAGTCCCGGACAACACATCACCTTCGGTGAGCTCGAGAGTCTGGATGCCGCGGCCGCGCTCGCCTTCTTGCGAGTGGCTTCGCCAGGTGAGCGGATCGGCATCATCGGCGTCTCGATGGGTGGCGCGGCGTCGCTTGTCGGGAATAAGCCGCTCTCGGCGGACGCGCTCGTTCTCGAGTCGGTCTATCCGACGTTCAAGGACGCCGTAGCCGACCGCCTGCACACCTGGCTCGGTCCACTGGGCTTCCTTGGAACTGCGATGACGCCGCTGCTCATCGACGTCGTCGCGCCTCGAATTGGTGTCAACCCGGCGCGGCTGCGACCGATCGATGCGATTGGACAGGTGACGCAGCCCGTATTGCTCATCGCCGGCACCGAAGACCAGTACACCAGACTCAGCGAATCGCGCGCTCTCTTTGCCCACGCGACGAGCGAGAAGGAGTTGTGGGAGGTATCCGGCGCCGGCCACCAGGATCTGCACGATTACGCGCCGCTCGAGTACGAGCGACGCGTCGGGGACTTCCTCATCGAGCATCTCCGTGCATCCCCGGCCGGTTCGGAAGCCGTCCTTGGCAGCGCGCGCGACACACAGACCGCGTGTCGAACCGAGTCAGCCGATCGCCGCGGATGCAAATAG